A segment of the Oceanococcus sp. HetDA_MAG_MS8 genome:
AGTTGCTCAGCCGAGGACGACTTGATGCCGTGCTCAACTTCTGGCACTTCAACACCCGCCTCATTGCTGCTGGACACCAGCCGGTCCTGCGGGTGGAGCAAATGCTTAGCGCTCTGGAGGTCCATGAACCCCTGCCACTCCTAGGCTGGGTCTTTGCGGAGGACTTTGCGCGTGAGCAGCCTGCCGCCCTGCGCGGTTTTTTAGCGGCCTCTCAAGCCGCTAAAAACATCCTCCGCAGCAGCGATGCCGAATGGCAGCGGCTACGCCCGCAGATGAAAGCCCCGGACCAAGCCACCTTTGAGGCCCTACGCGACGCCTATCGCGAGGGCATCCCAGAGCCCAACATGCAGGTGAATCGCAGCGAAGCCGCTGCTCTTTATGCGCGCTTGGCCAAGCTGGGTGGCCCCGCCCTGGTTGGACGCAGCCCCACACTCAGCGAGGGGGTCTTCTGGACACCGCCCACCACACCTTAAGCGCAGGCTCTCTAAGTACCACTGCCGAGCGGCGCTGGCATTGGCTTGGCTGGCTAGGCCTAGTTGCTGCGTGGCAATTGTCGGCGTGGCTACTGCAAGACCCCTTATTACCGGGCCCGGCGCAGGTGCTGCAGGTGTTGCTACGGGAAACCCTGCACGGAGAGCTGCTCTTCCACCTCGGTGCCACTCTGGCCAGGGTGGGCAGCGCCTTTGTGCTGGCGATGGGCCTAGGCTGCGCCCTCGGCATGGCCATGGGCCGCTCGGCACGCCTCAACGCGGCTTTAGATGGCCTACTTGTACTGAGCCTGAACTTGCCGGCTTTGGTCACCATGATCCTGTGTTATGTGTGGTTTGGACTCTCCGACTTGGCTGCCATACTCGCCGTGGCCTTGAACAAGATTCCTACCGTAGTGGTGACCTTGCGCGAGGGAACACGAGCGCTTGATCGTAAATTGCTCGAAGTGGCCGCCGTGTACCAGCTCCCGCCGCTGCGACGATTAGGCCGAGTGGTGCTACCGCAGTTGGTGCCATACATGTTGGTGGCAGCACGCTCTGGCTTGGCCTTAATTTGGAAAATTGTGCTGGTCGTGGAGTTAATGGGCCGACCCAACGGGGTGGGATTCCAGCTGTCTAGCTATTTCCACTACTTCGATATCGCTGGGGTGCTGGCCTATACCCTCGCCTTCGCCCTGGTCGTCATCAGCCTGGAAGCTTTGATCCTGCGCCCGGCCGAGCGTCGCTTCAACAGGTGGCGACCATGAACCATTGGCAAATCCGCATTCACGCTAAGCAGCACAGCCCCCAGGGGCCGCGCCTGCTGCCCAACCTGCAATTAGACCTGGAGCCCGGTCGTTTTGTCGCGATCGTCGGTCCGTCCGGCGTGGGCAAGTCCACCTTGTTACATATTCTGGCGGGCCTGGATAACGACTTCGCAGGTCGCCTGCTTTGGGGAAACACTCAAGCTCGCCCAAAGGATGTGGGTTTTGTGTTCCAAGACCCACGCTTAATGCCTTGGCTGACAGTGGCCCAGAACCTACTCTTGGTCCAGCCCCAACCGGATCAGCATCGCGTGCAGACTCTGCTGGAGGCCGTAGGCCTGGGCGGCTGCCAGCACCAATTCCCCAGCCAGCTTTCCGGTGGCATGCAGCGGCGTGTCGCCTTGGCGAGGGCCTGCCTTTTGAACCCGAGCTGGCTACTCTTGGACGAGCCCTTCGCCTCCCTGGACGCCCCAGCGGCCCAGGCTCTGCACCAGGTGTTGCTCAGCCTATGGCAACGCACCGAAGCCGGCATATTGCTGGTGACGCATGACCTGCGCGAAGCCTTGAGCTTGGCCGACAGCATTGTGTTCTTGTCGCGTCATGGTCAGGTGCTGCGCGAGATTGAGATTGACCTGCCTCGCCCTCGACACCCCGATTCAGCCGCCATTGCGCAGGTTTACAGCGATTTACTCAGCGATCATCCCGGCCTGCTGGCCGGTGAGGAGAAAAGCGCATGAATGCCCCCGTTCTGAGCATTGCTCAGGTGCATAAAAGTTATGGCAGCAAGCATGCCCTCAGAGGTGTGAGTCTCAACCTGCACCCTGGAGAGTTCGTTGCCTTATTGGGACCCAACGGGGCTGGTAAGTCCACCTTGTTCCAAATTCTCAGCGGGCTGTTCACAGCCGACGCAGGCAAGGTCATAGTCTGCAATCACGATATGGCCCACCAGCCCATTCGGGCACTCGCTCGAATCGGTGTAGTCTTCCAGCAGCCAGCTTTAGACCTAGACCTCAGCGTTCAGGGCAACTTGAGCTTTCATGCCCGTTTGCATGGGCTGGGTAAGCGCGCCGGTCCAGCCATTGCCCAGGCTATGCATATGGCCGGATTGGAGGAGCATGCGCATGCCAAGGCGCGCAGCCTGTCTGGGGGCATGCGCCGCCGGGTGGAAATGGTGCGGGCGCTCTTGCATGCCCCAGCCTTACTGCTGATGGATGAGGCAACCGTCGGCCTAGACCCAGCCTCACGACGGCGCCTATTAGCCGATGTCCGCGAACGCTGTCAGCGCGATGGCCTGGGCGTTTTGTGGGCCACTCATCTGGTGGAGGAGGCCCATGCGGCCGATCGCGTAGTGATTCTTCATCACGGTCAGATCATCGCCAGCGGCACTCCCTCAGTGCTTTGCCAAGACCATGAGCAGGAGGATTTGGAATCCGTGTTTTTACATCTTACCCAGGCCACACCATGTCCCGCTTAACTCTTCTGAGCCTTGGGCTCTGGCTCTGCAGTCCATCGGTACTGGCTGCTGAACGCATCATTGTTTCTAGTGAAGGCGACGATGTTTTACAGGTACTTCAGGCAGACAACCTGCAGACCTTGCGCCAAATCGCGGTGAGCGAACGCCCCCGCGATATGCAGCTTTCCAGTGATGGCCGATGGCTGTATGTCGCCTGCGGCGATGGCGATAGCATCGATGTGATTGACGTCGCCACGCTTCAGAGACAGCGGCGGTTACATCCCCTGGACGACCCCGAAATGTTCGCCCTCACACCCGATGGGAGCCAGCTGTGGGTGAGTAATGAAGACGACGCTCAGATAAGCCTGCTGGATGCCCAATCTGGGGAGGTATTAGCCGAGGTGGATACCGGCCCCGAACCGGAGGGCATTGTGCTCAATGCCGATGGCAGTCGGGCCTATGTGGCATCGGAAGTGGCCAACATGATCCATGTGGTCGATACCGCGGCGCACACCATCGTCGCCAATATCCTCGTCGGCAACCGGCCGCGGCGGATGGCGCTCAGTGCTGGTGAAAAGGAGCTGTGGGTGACCAATGAACTCTCTGGTGATCTCAGTGTGGTCGACCTGAGTCAGGCCCGCGAAGTCCAGCGGATTCGCTTTGCACCCAAAGGCTTTCGCCCCGAAGATTTAGGCCCGGTGGGGTTGGTGCTCAGCGCCGATAAGCAAACCGCCTACGTGGCATTGGGCCGCAGCAATCATATTGCCCGGGTGGATGTGCGCAGCCGCCAGGTAGAAGACTATTTGCTCACCGGGCAGCGGGCCTGGGGGTTGGCCTTGCACCCCACCCAGCCTTGGCTCTACGTGAGTAATGGTTTGTCGGACGATGTCGCGCGGGTGGATTTGGAGCGCTGGAAGTTGGTTACTGCAGCCAGCGCCGGACGCACCCCGCATAGCATCGTGGTACTGCCATGACCGGCGCCCCGCCAGGCGCCGCGCAGGCTCGGAATTGGCCGGGCAGCACAGGGGCCATGGCTTGCACACTGTGTTTGGGCCTGTTGCTAGGCCTAGTGTTCTTTCCGCCCTGGGCACATGCTGCGCAGTTGGCTCTGGGTTATGTGGACTGGCAGGCCGACCCCCGCTACCGCGACTCCCATACCGAGCAACGCTACCCTCAAGCTCCATGGGGGCGCCCCCTGGCGGCTGCTCAAATGGCCCTGGATGAGGCCCGCTTTGCTCTGCAGGCCCAAAACCTCAGGGCGCAACTGGAGCACCAGCGGCTGCAGCAATCCACAGACCTTGCCCCCTTATTGGAGCAGTGGCGGCAGCAGAATCGGCGCTTTGTACTGGTAGATGTTCCTGGAGAGTGGCTGCACAAGCTGGAGATACCGGCTGGGATGACCCTGCTCAATATCAGCGCAGAGGATCAGGCTCTGCGCCAAAGCCAGTGTCAACCGGCTGTGCTGCACGTCATTCCCTCCGCGCGCCAACGCAGCGATGCCCTGGCTCAACATCTGCTGAGCCGGCGCTGGCGCAAGATCTTGGTGCTCCATGCGCAAACCGACCACTCCTTGCTCCAGCAATGGCAGGCGACGGCCCAACGTTACGGGCTCAAAACGGTGGCCACGCGCGTGTTTGAGTATGGCAATGACCCGCGCCGCCGTGAGCTCAACAATGTAGAACTGCTCACCAGTGGCAAAGACCATGATGTGGTGATGGTCTGGGATGCGGGCGGTGAGTTCGCCCGCCGTACCCCCTATGCCACCCAACACCCACGACCGGTGGCCGGCAGTGCCGGCCTCACCGCCCGCGCCTGGCATCCGCGCTGGGAGCGTTACGGTGCTAAGCAACTTAATAATCGCCTGCATGAGGCCCTGGATCGGCCGGCCACCGACGTGGACTGGGCAGCGTGGATGGCGACCAAAGCCGTGCTCGAGGCCAGTCAACGTAGCCCTAGCCCCGACTTTGCGGCACGCGATCAATTCTTGCGCAGCCAGGAGATTTATCTGGATGGGTTTAAGGGCTTCCGACTGGGTTTTCGACCCTGGAGTGGGCAGCTACGCCAACCCCTGCTGCTGGCCACCTCGGACTGGGTCATCAGCAGCGCGCCACTAGAGGGCTTTGCCCACCCACGCAACAACCTCGACACCTTAGGTACCGCAGACAATGAAGGAGGCTGCCAATGATCGGCCACGCCCTGCAGGCTCTGCATGCTGTCGTCACCCGCGAATTATTGCGCTTCGTCCAGCAGCGTTCGCGTCTGCTGTCATCACTGGTCCGGCCGACATTATGGTTAGTGGTCTTCGCCGCCGGCTTTCAAAACGTCTTTGGCGTGGCTGTCATTGAGCCCTACACCAGCTTTGTGACCTATCAGGTTTACATCGCCCCTGGCCTACTCGGCATGGTGCTGCTGTTTAATGGCATGCAATCCAGCCTGGCCATGGTCTACGATCGCGAAATGGGCACCATGCGCTTGCTGCTCACCGCGCCACTACCGCGCTGGTGGTTGTTGGCCTGCAAGCTTTTTGGTGGCGTGGTGCTCTCTGTGGCCCAGGCCTACGCCTTCTTGTTGCTCTGCGCCCTGTTCGGTGTAGGCCTGCCCTGGCTGGGTTACCTCCAGGTGCTCCCGGCGTTGATGATTAGCGGCATGATGTTGGGGGCCCTGGGGCTGCTGCTGGCAACCAGCATCCGCCAGTTGGAAAACTTTGCCGGCACCATGAACTTCGTGATCTTCCCCATGTTTTTCTTGTCCACCGCGCTGTACCCCTTGTGGAAACTGCGCGAGTCTGGGGCGGAATGGCTGTATTGGGTGGCCTCCATCAACCCCCTCACCCATGCCGTGGAGCTGATTCGCTTCGCTGTGCATGGTCAGCTGCAAACGACCAGCCTCAGCGTGGTAAGCGGCTGCTTTTTGGTGTTTTTCCTGGCCGCTTGCTGGGGTTTTGATCCGCAAAGAGGGGTGATCAAAAAGCGCGCCCGCGGCAGCTAAGGCGCGCAAACACCTCGACACAAGCCCGCGTTAAGACTGTGCCTCACCGCCCTGGGGGCCATAAAAAAACACCCATACCGCGAAATCCTCGGAGAACTGCTCGAAGCGATGCTCCACCCCGGCCGGAACAAATAGAAAAGACCCGGCCTCCACCGACACTGTGGCCTCACCGTTGTAGAACCGGCCTCGCCCGCGTGCCACCACGTAGATCTCATCCCGGTCATGGGGGCTTTGCCGATCGCGCTCGACGGGCATGTATAGCTCCGCCTCCATAGACCCATGTTCGAACACGGGGATGGCGAGATTTCCAGGTGGTGGCGGACCCAAAGCTATTGCCTGTGCCAGGTTTATTGAAGTTGCAGTCATCGACTTATGTTGGTCCTTTGCAGGTTATGACGACTGTGCCAAAGAGTTCGGCGACTAGCTAGACGGTGAGCCACATTGATTTATCGGTATGGAATGGGTCGCTCACTGAGCACGACCCTATTACCCCGGTCGTCGGTTCGTACCAGCTCTTGTCGGCCATGCCTACAGCGCATGTAGATCACGTTCACCTCGCCGTTGGCCTCGGCAAGGCATTCA
Coding sequences within it:
- a CDS encoding ABC transporter permease → MSAWLLQDPLLPGPAQVLQVLLRETLHGELLFHLGATLARVGSAFVLAMGLGCALGMAMGRSARLNAALDGLLVLSLNLPALVTMILCYVWFGLSDLAAILAVALNKIPTVVVTLREGTRALDRKLLEVAAVYQLPPLRRLGRVVLPQLVPYMLVAARSGLALIWKIVLVVELMGRPNGVGFQLSSYFHYFDIAGVLAYTLAFALVVISLEALILRPAERRFNRWRP
- a CDS encoding ABC transporter ATP-binding protein — its product is MNHWQIRIHAKQHSPQGPRLLPNLQLDLEPGRFVAIVGPSGVGKSTLLHILAGLDNDFAGRLLWGNTQARPKDVGFVFQDPRLMPWLTVAQNLLLVQPQPDQHRVQTLLEAVGLGGCQHQFPSQLSGGMQRRVALARACLLNPSWLLLDEPFASLDAPAAQALHQVLLSLWQRTEAGILLVTHDLREALSLADSIVFLSRHGQVLREIEIDLPRPRHPDSAAIAQVYSDLLSDHPGLLAGEEKSA
- a CDS encoding ATP-binding cassette domain-containing protein, yielding MNAPVLSIAQVHKSYGSKHALRGVSLNLHPGEFVALLGPNGAGKSTLFQILSGLFTADAGKVIVCNHDMAHQPIRALARIGVVFQQPALDLDLSVQGNLSFHARLHGLGKRAGPAIAQAMHMAGLEEHAHAKARSLSGGMRRRVEMVRALLHAPALLLMDEATVGLDPASRRRLLADVRERCQRDGLGVLWATHLVEEAHAADRVVILHHGQIIASGTPSVLCQDHEQEDLESVFLHLTQATPCPA
- a CDS encoding PQQ-dependent catabolism-associated beta-propeller protein, translating into MSRLTLLSLGLWLCSPSVLAAERIIVSSEGDDVLQVLQADNLQTLRQIAVSERPRDMQLSSDGRWLYVACGDGDSIDVIDVATLQRQRRLHPLDDPEMFALTPDGSQLWVSNEDDAQISLLDAQSGEVLAEVDTGPEPEGIVLNADGSRAYVASEVANMIHVVDTAAHTIVANILVGNRPRRMALSAGEKELWVTNELSGDLSVVDLSQAREVQRIRFAPKGFRPEDLGPVGLVLSADKQTAYVALGRSNHIARVDVRSRQVEDYLLTGQRAWGLALHPTQPWLYVSNGLSDDVARVDLERWKLVTAASAGRTPHSIVVLP
- a CDS encoding ABC transporter permease, yielding MIGHALQALHAVVTRELLRFVQQRSRLLSSLVRPTLWLVVFAAGFQNVFGVAVIEPYTSFVTYQVYIAPGLLGMVLLFNGMQSSLAMVYDREMGTMRLLLTAPLPRWWLLACKLFGGVVLSVAQAYAFLLLCALFGVGLPWLGYLQVLPALMISGMMLGALGLLLATSIRQLENFAGTMNFVIFPMFFLSTALYPLWKLRESGAEWLYWVASINPLTHAVELIRFAVHGQLQTTSLSVVSGCFLVFFLAACWGFDPQRGVIKKRARGS
- a CDS encoding cupin domain-containing protein, coding for MPVERDRQSPHDRDEIYVVARGRGRFYNGEATVSVEAGSFLFVPAGVEHRFEQFSEDFAVWVFFYGPQGGEAQS